In the genome of Treponema pedis, one region contains:
- a CDS encoding DNA topoisomerase IV subunit A, with protein MDYIESLFNKNFLEYASYVIKDRAIPDLEDGLKPVQRRILHSLFEMDDGKFHKVANVIGHCMKYHPHGDASIGNALVVLASKNLFIEKQGNFGNLYTGDEASAPRYIECRVNELAKTLLYNPNITNYTTSYDGRNKEPVTFRAKIPVVLAIGAEGIAVGMSTKILPHNVIEIIEAEKQCLKGKSFKLFPDFPTGGLIDISEYNDGLGKVLVRAKLDTSDDKRIVIRELPFGSTTESMITSIENASKSGKVKISEISDYTGEHVEIELKLPRGVYSQDVVDSLYAFTECEQSIPCNLLVIKDNLPVQITVTDIIKNHAKQLLQILKDELEYERNMLTDRLHLRTLERIFIEERIYKKIETMKTADGVINAVIKGFVPFKKELIREVTEDDVDRLLKIPIRRISLYDINKNREEVREINNRLKEIAKLLKNLKEYAVSVLDGILKKLPDEEFKRKTEITGFTKVDVKEAVTRDTPLRYDEETGYLGTAITTGKEILRVSPYDRIFILRKSGVYTVMDVPDRVFVDTGMWYCGFAEKEELSQVLFTVIYRDTKTKYPYIKRSRVEGYILNRDYVFAPDAEEILFVSTKPKFSFTVKYAPKPRVKKTEDKFSSSDYAEKGLKTLGVRLANREVLSVEETAEKKSLIKKAAAVKK; from the coding sequence ATGGATTATATTGAAAGTCTTTTTAATAAAAATTTTTTGGAATATGCAAGCTATGTTATTAAAGATAGAGCAATCCCCGATTTAGAAGACGGATTAAAACCCGTTCAGAGAAGAATTCTTCATTCTCTTTTTGAAATGGACGACGGAAAGTTTCATAAAGTAGCAAATGTCATCGGTCATTGTATGAAGTATCATCCGCACGGAGATGCTTCAATCGGAAATGCCCTCGTTGTTCTTGCATCAAAAAATCTTTTTATTGAAAAACAGGGGAACTTCGGCAATCTTTATACCGGCGATGAGGCTTCGGCTCCGCGTTATATAGAATGCCGTGTAAACGAACTTGCAAAAACTCTTTTATATAATCCGAATATTACAAATTACACAACTTCTTACGACGGACGGAATAAGGAGCCCGTTACTTTTCGTGCCAAAATTCCCGTTGTACTTGCAATAGGAGCGGAAGGAATTGCCGTAGGTATGTCTACGAAAATTTTACCGCACAATGTAATCGAAATAATTGAAGCCGAAAAACAGTGCCTTAAAGGAAAAAGTTTCAAACTTTTTCCCGACTTTCCTACAGGAGGCCTAATCGATATTTCAGAATATAATGACGGATTAGGAAAGGTGCTTGTGCGGGCAAAACTCGACACTTCCGATGATAAACGGATTGTAATAAGAGAACTCCCCTTCGGCAGTACCACAGAAAGTATGATTACTTCAATTGAAAATGCTTCAAAGTCGGGAAAGGTAAAAATTTCCGAAATAAGCGATTACACGGGCGAACATGTTGAAATAGAATTAAAACTTCCGCGGGGAGTTTACAGTCAGGACGTTGTAGATTCTCTTTATGCTTTTACGGAATGTGAACAATCGATTCCCTGTAATCTTTTGGTAATAAAAGATAATCTTCCCGTTCAAATTACCGTTACCGATATTATAAAAAACCATGCAAAGCAGCTTCTTCAAATTTTAAAAGACGAACTTGAATATGAGCGCAATATGCTTACGGACAGACTGCATTTACGTACCCTTGAACGCATTTTTATTGAAGAGCGTATTTATAAAAAGATTGAAACTATGAAAACCGCCGACGGTGTAATCAATGCGGTTATAAAAGGCTTTGTTCCATTTAAAAAAGAATTAATCCGTGAAGTTACCGAAGATGATGTAGACCGCTTACTTAAAATTCCGATTAGAAGAATTTCTCTTTATGATATAAATAAAAACCGTGAAGAAGTACGCGAAATAAATAACCGTTTAAAAGAAATCGCAAAACTTTTAAAAAATTTAAAAGAGTACGCGGTTTCCGTTTTGGACGGAATATTAAAGAAATTACCCGATGAAGAATTTAAAAGAAAAACCGAAATTACGGGTTTTACAAAAGTCGATGTTAAAGAGGCTGTAACGCGCGATACGCCTTTACGATATGATGAAGAAACGGGATACCTCGGTACCGCAATTACTACAGGAAAAGAAATTTTACGGGTAAGTCCCTATGACAGAATTTTCATTTTAAGAAAAAGCGGAGTATATACCGTTATGGACGTCCCCGACAGGGTTTTCGTCGATACGGGAATGTGGTATTGCGGCTTTGCGGAAAAAGAGGAGTTATCTCAAGTGCTGTTTACTGTTATTTACCGTGATACAAAAACTAAGTATCCTTATATTAAGCGTTCACGTGTTGAAGGATATATTTTAAACAGAGACTATGTTTTTGCACCCGATGCGGAAGAAATTCTTTTTGTAAGTACAAAACCTAAATTTTCATTTACCGTTAAATACGCCCCTAAACCGCGTGTAAAAAAGACGGAAGATAAATTTTCGTCATCGGATTATGCCGAAAAGGGTTTAAAAACCTTAGGAGTACGCCTTGCAAACAGAGAGGTTCTTTCCGTTGAAGAAACAGCCGAAAAAAAATCTCTTATTAAAAAAGCGGCGGCAGTAAAAAAATAA
- a CDS encoding ABC transporter substrate-binding protein produces MKNLRKILCVAVMFAVTTAAVFAGGAKESSDVTSVIDLSKDRAGNEITLPAKIEKIISMAPSTTEILIDLGLADKIIAADTNTQKDGLLKQDIPYFNMMTPDTEKLIALHADVVFTSGMSRAKGKDPFAPVRAAGICVIEIPSSTSIAAIYTDIAFISSVVKAESQGAKIIANMKKEIETIKNTAAKIPADKKKTVYFEIGAAPHMYSLGTDTFIHEMIEIIGAKNILAEQKSWVSVSDETVLSKDPDIILTNVSYLPNTVEEIMSRAGWQTLKAVKEKQVFRIDNNSSSRPNQNIIKALNQMAKAVYPEVFK; encoded by the coding sequence ATGAAAAACTTAAGAAAAATCTTATGTGTTGCCGTTATGTTTGCGGTAACAACAGCTGCCGTATTTGCAGGAGGAGCGAAAGAATCCTCTGACGTTACTTCCGTAATCGATTTGTCTAAAGACCGTGCAGGAAACGAAATTACGCTTCCTGCAAAAATAGAGAAAATTATTTCTATGGCTCCGTCGACAACCGAAATTCTTATTGATTTGGGGCTTGCCGATAAAATTATCGCCGCCGATACGAACACGCAAAAAGACGGTTTGTTAAAACAGGATATTCCCTACTTTAATATGATGACCCCCGATACGGAAAAACTGATTGCGTTACATGCAGATGTGGTTTTTACTTCCGGTATGTCAAGGGCAAAAGGTAAAGACCCGTTTGCGCCGGTACGTGCTGCCGGTATTTGCGTCATTGAAATTCCGTCATCTACAAGTATCGCTGCAATTTATACGGATATTGCTTTTATTTCGAGTGTTGTAAAAGCGGAATCTCAAGGTGCAAAAATAATTGCAAATATGAAAAAAGAAATTGAAACGATTAAAAATACTGCCGCTAAAATTCCTGCCGATAAAAAGAAAACTGTTTATTTTGAAATAGGTGCGGCTCCTCATATGTACAGTTTAGGCACGGATACTTTTATCCATGAAATGATTGAAATTATAGGTGCAAAAAATATTCTTGCCGAACAAAAAAGCTGGGTTTCCGTTTCGGACGAAACGGTTTTATCAAAAGACCCGGATATCATTTTAACAAATGTAAGTTATCTTCCCAATACTGTTGAAGAAATTATGAGCCGAGCCGGTTGGCAAACGCTTAAAGCCGTAAAAGAAAAACAGGTTTTCAGAATAGACAATAATTCTTCCTCGCGTCCGAATCAAAATATTATTAAGGCGTTAAATCAAATGGCAAAAGCCGTTTATCCTGAAGTCTTTAAATAA
- a CDS encoding FecCD family ABC transporter permease, which yields MNTKLKTAVSIAGCGLILILGIGIGSVFIPPKDIIKIIFCKITQREITGIADTFIAIVWNVRLPRVLVGFLTGGSLAVSGAVMQSVLKNPLASSYTMGVSSGAAFGAALIIATGIYLPLIPNFTLPIAGTVFGLLSVYAAVKFASLIDKNFENGTIILAGIVFALFINGIITLLIALNRHGMAQLIFWQMGSFSTQNIKNFFVLLPFTTVGIFILTVFSRELDMLTFGEEQAASMGVNTKKIKWLFLFSASALTGISISFTGIIGFIDLIAPHLVRKIFGVNHKIVIPMSFVLGGTAMVLFDMAARTILSPQELPVGAITALIGAPFFCYVYFSGRRK from the coding sequence ATGAACACAAAATTAAAGACCGCAGTTTCCATAGCGGGCTGCGGTCTTATTCTTATTTTAGGCATCGGAATAGGAAGCGTCTTTATTCCGCCTAAAGATATTATTAAAATTATTTTTTGCAAAATAACTCAAAGAGAAATTACAGGCATTGCCGATACTTTTATAGCAATAGTTTGGAATGTGAGGCTGCCGCGCGTGCTTGTAGGATTTTTAACCGGAGGAAGTTTGGCGGTAAGCGGTGCGGTTATGCAAAGCGTTTTAAAAAATCCGCTCGCGTCTTCTTACACTATGGGAGTTTCTTCAGGGGCTGCATTCGGAGCAGCTTTAATTATTGCAACGGGAATATATCTTCCGCTTATTCCGAACTTTACACTCCCGATAGCGGGAACGGTTTTCGGTCTATTAAGCGTATATGCTGCGGTAAAGTTCGCTTCTCTCATTGATAAAAATTTTGAAAACGGTACGATTATTTTGGCGGGTATCGTTTTCGCTCTTTTTATAAACGGAATAATTACTCTGCTTATTGCATTAAACAGACACGGAATGGCGCAGCTTATTTTTTGGCAAATGGGAAGTTTTTCTACGCAAAATATAAAAAACTTTTTTGTGCTTTTACCCTTTACCACCGTCGGAATTTTTATCTTGACGGTATTTTCCCGCGAGTTGGATATGCTTACCTTCGGAGAAGAGCAGGCCGCTTCGATGGGTGTAAATACAAAAAAAATAAAATGGCTTTTTTTATTTTCGGCGTCCGCACTTACCGGTATTTCAATTTCATTTACGGGAATTATCGGTTTTATCGATTTAATTGCACCGCACTTGGTACGGAAGATTTTCGGAGTAAATCATAAAATTGTAATACCGATGTCGTTTGTTTTAGGCGGAACGGCAATGGTTCTGTTTGATATGGCGGCACGTACTATTTTATCTCCGCAAGAATTACCGGTAGGCGCAATTACGGCTTTAATCGGTGCTCCGTTTTTTTGTTATGTTTATTTTTCCGGAAGGAGAAAATAA
- a CDS encoding ABC transporter ATP-binding protein, translating into MDSPLIKLQSVCAGYNNTPILKNISFSVSAGESICILGQNGSGKTTLLKTIAGLLSYSGDIFLNGDNLKELNRKRIAKKIAVLSQISSIYFSYSVYDTVMLGRYAQNNGGVFFGISKDDKVCVEKCLRAVDAWDLRERRIDTLSGGQLQRVYLARTLAQEPEVILLDEPTNHLDLKNQIELIAFLKSLIKNENKSVIGVFHDINLAMQFADKIIFLKDGCIKNFGTKEETATVQIFKEVYGVDVVSWMQDSLAVWK; encoded by the coding sequence ATGGATAGCCCTCTTATTAAACTGCAATCCGTTTGCGCCGGATATAATAACACACCTATATTAAAAAATATATCTTTTTCGGTTTCGGCAGGTGAAAGCATTTGCATTTTAGGACAAAACGGTTCGGGCAAAACAACCTTGCTTAAAACGATTGCAGGACTGTTATCTTATTCGGGAGATATTTTTTTAAACGGAGATAATTTAAAAGAATTAAACCGCAAACGGATTGCAAAAAAAATTGCAGTGTTAAGTCAAATTTCTTCAATCTACTTTTCTTATTCGGTGTACGATACGGTAATGCTTGGAAGATATGCGCAAAATAACGGAGGCGTTTTTTTCGGTATTTCAAAAGACGATAAAGTATGCGTTGAAAAATGCTTGCGTGCGGTTGACGCTTGGGATTTACGCGAGCGTAGAATAGATACTCTTTCAGGCGGACAGCTTCAGCGCGTATATCTTGCGCGCACCTTAGCACAGGAACCTGAAGTAATTTTATTGGACGAGCCGACAAATCACTTAGACTTAAAAAATCAAATTGAACTTATCGCTTTTTTAAAATCTTTAATTAAAAATGAAAATAAATCGGTAATAGGAGTTTTTCACGATATAAATCTTGCAATGCAATTTGCGGATAAAATTATTTTTTTAAAAGACGGATGTATAAAAAATTTCGGTACAAAAGAAGAAACCGCAACCGTTCAAATTTTTAAAGAAGTGTACGGAGTCGATGTTGTAAGCTGGATGCAAGACTCGCTTGCAGTGTGGAAATAA
- a CDS encoding GNAT family N-acetyltransferase — MQKNVTLEKFREEFLKDIWKAGFREEHPEWKNWDGPYFDDDYTCFKTFEAFLKSSEYEFFMSEKCRCILSDGKPVGMVSGYWKDKKTLWFEIGITIYDSKYWSGGIGTKALKLWIDENFCKYEKLEHIGLTTWSGNIGMMKAAEKAGMKKEAQIRKVRFWKNTYYDSISYGILRSERS; from the coding sequence ATGCAAAAAAATGTAACTTTAGAAAAATTTCGCGAAGAATTTTTAAAAGATATATGGAAAGCGGGATTCAGGGAAGAACACCCCGAGTGGAAAAATTGGGACGGCCCGTATTTTGATGACGATTACACCTGTTTTAAAACTTTTGAAGCCTTTCTTAAATCATCGGAATATGAATTTTTTATGAGCGAAAAATGCCGGTGTATATTATCGGACGGGAAACCTGTCGGAATGGTTTCCGGATATTGGAAAGATAAAAAAACGTTATGGTTTGAGATAGGTATTACCATATATGATTCTAAATATTGGAGCGGCGGAATAGGCACGAAAGCGCTTAAACTTTGGATAGACGAAAATTTCTGTAAGTACGAAAAACTTGAACATATCGGGCTTACCACTTGGAGCGGCAATATCGGAATGATGAAAGCTGCCGAAAAGGCGGGAATGAAAAAAGAAGCGCAGATAAGAAAAGTGCGGTTTTGGAAAAATACCTATTATGACAGTATTTCATACGGGATTTTGCGCTCGGAGCGAAGCTGA
- a CDS encoding alpha/beta hydrolase family protein, producing MKKVKSKKKRVFIIISCVLILLLGGWGLLAVNIYNSNFNKRFKSYEPLMLHVEDFEGLQRTKYEFSSDKGQMLTGYMYSAGDNQCGIIVIAHGFGGGGHNSYMDCANYFARHGYYVFAYDATGNDESEGAGVGGIPQGVIDLDYAISFLEKSGKFPALPISLFGHSWGGYSVCSVLTYHPEIKAVIEISGCNRSSDLFEASGKREAGKIIYTMMPFIKFYELIKYGKYARNTAMDGFKTSKAAVMIVHSADDNIVPASYGYDLYYNKYNNNPRFTFIRFENKGHNEIFTDINDTYLNEFNTGFNKWTETLNYDYKADANKAQFAADKAKYINDNLDRTRWCGRLDEKLFKRFLNFYDEHVRR from the coding sequence ATGAAAAAGGTAAAATCAAAAAAGAAGAGAGTTTTTATAATCATATCTTGCGTTTTAATCTTGTTGCTCGGCGGCTGGGGATTGCTAGCCGTGAACATTTATAATTCCAATTTTAATAAACGCTTTAAAAGTTATGAACCCTTAATGCTGCATGTAGAGGATTTTGAAGGCTTACAGCGTACAAAGTATGAATTTTCTTCGGACAAAGGACAAATGCTGACAGGATATATGTATAGCGCCGGGGATAATCAGTGCGGAATAATTGTAATTGCTCACGGGTTCGGAGGAGGCGGACATAATTCATATATGGATTGTGCAAATTATTTCGCACGGCACGGATACTATGTTTTTGCCTATGATGCTACCGGAAACGATGAAAGCGAGGGAGCGGGTGTCGGCGGTATCCCTCAAGGTGTAATAGACCTCGACTATGCAATATCTTTTCTAGAGAAAAGCGGCAAGTTTCCCGCTCTGCCTATATCTTTATTCGGACATAGTTGGGGCGGTTACAGCGTATGCAGTGTATTAACATATCACCCGGAAATAAAAGCCGTAATAGAAATTTCGGGCTGCAACAGGTCATCCGATTTATTTGAAGCGAGCGGAAAAAGAGAAGCAGGTAAGATAATTTATACTATGATGCCGTTTATTAAATTTTACGAACTGATAAAATACGGTAAATATGCAAGAAATACGGCAATGGACGGTTTTAAGACAAGTAAGGCGGCGGTTATGATTGTTCACAGCGCAGATGATAACATTGTGCCCGCTTCTTATGGATACGATTTATATTACAACAAGTATAATAACAACCCGCGATTTACTTTTATCCGTTTTGAGAATAAGGGGCATAATGAGATTTTTACCGACATCAATGATACTTATTTAAATGAGTTTAATACGGGATTTAATAAATGGACTGAAACGCTCAATTACGACTATAAAGCCGATGCAAACAAGGCGCAATTTGCGGCGGATAAAGCAAAGTATATCAATGATAATCTTGATAGAACAAGATGGTGCGGCAGGTTGGACGAAAAACTTTTTAAACGGTTTTTAAATTTCTATGATGAACATGTACGGCGGTAA
- a CDS encoding ATP-binding cassette domain-containing protein has protein sequence MRKNIFFKMYLKYTPIYAVIFVLDVFSIYVFFKLSDFLIGFTQNISEFKNTAHEISAYLITLLPIFLYFISRVFDSFKYKLIQIFLLTKPKEFLQALILKNIMTSNLNIDNILDINRKINGFTSAVAAMRSPILNILKISVSIYAVAKLNFIVSVIGFGCMLIIFFIGRKFLKYEKRGFDNINTAQSHSIGLLTEMADSASTIHFNSAEDFFIQRFTKTVNYLSRSFQLTGFTGRFRELFFTLFPFILPLIFIYINLNSTNKMESLAGVYSVFLLFLPVVVSLINTDFKTYKGLKFFTYLKPFIKSKRLTFFPERISSINMENINLIADGKNILNDITLEFKANEKVGIIGKTGSGKSVIAKTLMLNLAPSSGKIKYNEKQVLYGSSAGNLIGYAGSDTFIFSGTLKENILLGLENYDKNFLTEAIKLFSFSFAEDDVLHKNLSGGEKARIGVLRALIRKPDFLIIDEALSSVSSKLADEIINFIQPYIKMLIIISHRFSDIKDMERIIMIKDGCIVFDKPKDTAMQNEFLRSLFSEQKINYLF, from the coding sequence ATGCGTAAAAATATTTTTTTTAAAATGTATTTAAAATATACACCGATTTATGCCGTTATTTTTGTATTGGATGTATTTTCCATCTATGTGTTTTTTAAATTATCCGATTTTTTAATCGGGTTCACACAAAATATTTCAGAATTTAAGAATACTGCTCATGAAATTTCTGCTTATTTAATTACATTATTACCGATTTTTTTATATTTTATTTCTCGCGTGTTTGATTCTTTTAAGTATAAACTGATTCAAATATTTTTATTGACTAAACCTAAGGAATTCTTACAAGCGCTTATATTAAAAAATATTATGACTTCAAATTTAAATATAGATAATATTTTAGATATCAACCGCAAGATAAACGGTTTTACATCGGCTGTTGCCGCAATGAGAAGTCCCATATTGAATATTTTAAAAATATCCGTTTCCATATATGCCGTTGCCAAACTCAACTTTATTGTTTCAGTAATCGGTTTTGGTTGTATGCTTATCATATTTTTTATAGGGCGCAAATTTTTAAAATACGAAAAACGGGGATTTGATAATATCAATACAGCTCAGTCCCATAGTATTGGTTTATTAACTGAAATGGCGGATTCTGCCTCGACAATCCATTTTAATTCTGCGGAAGATTTTTTTATACAACGTTTTACAAAAACTGTAAACTATTTAAGCAGGAGTTTTCAATTAACCGGTTTTACGGGGAGATTTCGAGAGCTTTTTTTTACTCTCTTCCCGTTTATTTTACCGCTTATATTTATATACATAAATTTAAACAGTACAAACAAAATGGAAAGTTTAGCGGGTGTTTACTCGGTGTTTCTCCTTTTTTTGCCCGTTGTGGTAAGTTTAATAAATACCGATTTTAAAACATATAAAGGTTTAAAATTCTTCACCTACCTTAAACCTTTTATTAAAAGCAAAAGGCTTACGTTTTTTCCGGAAAGAATAAGCAGCATTAATATGGAAAATATTAACCTGATAGCGGACGGTAAAAATATTTTAAATGATATAACTTTAGAATTTAAAGCAAATGAAAAAGTAGGCATAATAGGAAAAACAGGTTCCGGTAAATCGGTCATTGCAAAAACGCTTATGCTTAATCTTGCTCCTTCATCCGGAAAAATCAAATACAATGAAAAACAGGTTTTATACGGAAGTTCCGCAGGAAATCTTATAGGCTATGCAGGCTCGGATACTTTTATTTTTTCAGGAACATTAAAGGAAAATATTTTGTTGGGATTGGAAAATTATGATAAAAATTTTTTAACTGAAGCAATAAAATTATTTTCTTTTTCTTTTGCAGAAGATGATGTACTCCATAAAAATTTGTCGGGAGGCGAGAAAGCAAGAATAGGGGTTCTCCGTGCTCTCATACGTAAACCGGACTTTTTAATTATAGATGAAGCCCTGTCTTCAGTAAGCTCAAAACTGGCGGATGAAATAATAAACTTCATACAACCGTATATCAAAATGCTCATTATAATATCGCACCGTTTTTCGGATATAAAAGATATGGAGCGGATAATTATGATTAAAGACGGTTGTATAGTTTTCGATAAGCCTAAAGATACTGCCATGCAAAATGAATTCTTACGAAGTCTTTTTTCGGAACAAAAAATAAATTACTTGTTTTAG
- a CDS encoding ATP-binding cassette domain-containing protein has protein sequence MRLIKFYLYFFKNYKKEHAILLLKELFISLFIIPIPIGINILYKNNDPQILFYLFISITVWFIFSIILLKKHIQVFLFEPIHIIAVTFYKKFLNAQEKINHGFLIDSFNSNGMMSIEYLEIIAYMLLSFFKLILVITICFFINSKLLIISVIPVLFLIPIQIYFYKHMEEKISNASKTNKTLQNTISEIGNGIETIRKYEASNYFLNQFFAKSKKARAANIKKACGNYNETLLTDMIKTLYIPLFFVFTAFIPFFKIMPEVFLTSLTYIYFITGILYEFIDFVSFVRETAVMTEELVLSFPPQKNISENIENIFPIEFKDFSVHINEKKILNSINLKIDKEEKIAIVGETGSGKTSFLNAIIGGFEPSSGEILFAGKKACQTKNRFGKIAAAEQSPYFFKMSLSENIFFSLKNDTKIEQAMKDAELKLFYEQLEFGGLTRLKPEILSQGEKSRLSVCRINEKEAELILMDETTANLDSETEDKILPKILNRKNTAVLCISHRLSTVMKFKRVLFFKDGKIIYDGAVCNELFSLPFFINLFKEQLCP, from the coding sequence ATGAGATTAATTAAATTTTATTTGTATTTTTTTAAAAATTATAAAAAAGAACATGCGATACTCTTATTAAAAGAGTTATTTATCTCTCTTTTTATTATTCCAATCCCAATAGGTATAAATATTTTATATAAAAACAATGACCCTCAAATTCTTTTTTATCTTTTTATTTCAATTACCGTATGGTTTATATTTTCAATTATTTTACTTAAAAAACATATACAAGTTTTTTTATTTGAACCGATTCATATTATTGCGGTAACTTTTTATAAAAAATTTTTGAATGCACAAGAAAAAATAAATCACGGTTTTCTTATAGATTCTTTTAATTCAAACGGAATGATGTCTATAGAATACCTGGAAATAATAGCATATATGTTACTTTCTTTTTTTAAACTTATACTTGTAATTACCATTTGCTTTTTTATCAATTCAAAACTTCTTATTATATCCGTAATTCCCGTTTTATTTTTAATTCCAATTCAAATTTATTTTTATAAGCATATGGAAGAAAAAATATCAAATGCATCAAAAACAAATAAGACATTACAAAACACCATTTCTGAAATAGGTAATGGTATAGAAACAATAAGAAAATATGAAGCTTCAAATTATTTTTTAAATCAATTTTTTGCTAAAAGTAAAAAAGCGAGAGCCGCTAACATTAAAAAAGCTTGCGGAAATTATAATGAGACGCTTCTTACCGATATGATAAAAACCCTGTATATCCCTTTATTCTTTGTTTTTACGGCGTTTATTCCTTTTTTTAAAATTATGCCTGAAGTTTTTCTTACCTCTCTTACATATATCTATTTTATAACGGGAATATTATATGAGTTTATAGATTTCGTTTCTTTTGTACGGGAAACTGCGGTTATGACTGAGGAACTGGTATTGAGTTTTCCGCCTCAAAAAAATATTTCCGAGAATATTGAAAATATTTTTCCGATAGAATTTAAAGATTTTTCTGTACATATAAATGAAAAGAAAATACTTAATTCCATTAATTTAAAAATAGACAAAGAAGAAAAAATAGCTATTGTAGGAGAAACGGGCAGCGGTAAAACTTCTTTTTTAAATGCAATAATCGGCGGCTTTGAGCCTTCATCTGGAGAGATTTTATTTGCAGGAAAAAAAGCCTGTCAAACAAAAAATAGATTTGGTAAAATTGCCGCAGCGGAGCAAAGCCCTTATTTTTTTAAAATGTCATTAAGTGAAAATATATTTTTTTCTTTGAAAAACGATACAAAAATCGAACAAGCAATGAAAGATGCGGAGCTTAAATTATTTTATGAACAACTTGAATTTGGCGGATTAACTCGTTTAAAACCGGAAATCCTTTCACAGGGAGAAAAATCAAGACTTTCGGTATGCCGTATAAATGAAAAAGAAGCGGAACTTATTCTAATGGATGAAACAACGGCAAATCTTGATTCCGAAACGGAAGATAAAATACTTCCTAAAATACTTAACAGAAAAAATACTGCTGTTCTGTGTATTTCACATAGACTTTCTACCGTAATGAAATTTAAACGTGTATTGTTTTTTAAAGATGGAAAAATAATATATGACGGAGCCGTATGTAATGAACTTTTCTCTCTCCCGTTTTTTATAAATTTGTTTAAAGAACAGCTGTGTCCATAA
- a CDS encoding ATP-binding cassette domain-containing protein, producing MVFDITFGYKNSLIFDDFHFEIPDGEITVLCGHNGAGNLRF from the coding sequence ATGGTTTTTGATATTACTTTCGGGTACAAAAACTCTTTAATTTTCGATGATTTTCACTTTGAGATTCCCGACGGAGAAATAACCGTTTTGTGCGGACATAACGGAGCGGGAAACCTACGCTTTTAA
- a CDS encoding ATP-binding cassette domain-containing protein — MVFDITFGYKKKDLIFDNFHFEIPDGEITVLCGHNGAGKTTLLKIISGILPSTLKNTGGWFVPASGGLIRHFSLAEHIKILGAETNELYQEAFELLGAKEFEKKRVSKLSAGQTVIASVLTAFASNRDFLLLDEPYASLDPVNAENLTNLLKKRKGTTIITSHDLFLTAETSSHIQFLKNGKISWINDKTDITVDELKEKYKEFA, encoded by the coding sequence ATGGTTTTTGATATTACTTTCGGGTACAAAAAAAAGGATTTGATTTTCGATAATTTTCACTTTGAGATTCCCGACGGAGAAATAACCGTTTTGTGCGGACATAACGGAGCGGGTAAAACTACGCTTTTAAAAATTATTTCAGGTATTTTGCCGAGTACGCTTAAAAATACCGGCGGCTGGTTTGTACCTGCTTCAGGCGGTTTAATTCGGCATTTTTCGCTTGCAGAACATATCAAAATATTGGGCGCGGAAACAAACGAATTATATCAAGAAGCCTTTGAATTATTAGGTGCAAAAGAATTCGAAAAAAAACGCGTTTCAAAACTATCGGCGGGGCAGACGGTCATAGCTTCCGTTTTAACGGCTTTTGCAAGTAACAGAGATTTTTTATTATTGGACGAACCGTATGCCTCTCTCGACCCGGTCAATGCGGAAAATTTAACAAACCTTTTAAAAAAACGGAAGGGCACCACAATAATTACCAGCCACGATTTATTTTTAACCGCCGAAACAAGTTCTCATATTCAGTTTTTAAAAAACGGAAAGATTTCTTGGATAAACGATAAAACCGATATTACCGTAGATGAGTTAAAAGAAAAATACAAGGAATTTGCATAA